In one Umezawaea sp. Da 62-37 genomic region, the following are encoded:
- a CDS encoding MFS transporter gives MGTGWRRLQVVAVSGSAGEGLLLTALPLMAVTITTDPRQVALVNVVGQLPWLLFSLVAGVLIDRFQRTAVLGAAFGVQAVAAAVLAVAASAGWLGLPLLLVVSFVVVTSQVLGDGASGALVPDVVGPERLAAANARMIVIDRGVVQFVVPPVTGFLLAYAVGLPAWIACVTALVALWLTRGITARHVPNPPGHPLRDIKVGLAFLVGSPLLRTITLTVALGSFAASACVSMFVLYATQVLHVGSFGYGVLLAFLAVGWIGASFVVHRVVVRLGYAWSMRLATIGGAVAQLLIAVLPPVFALVAVALVLLSSTTLVWNVCSQSSRQQFTPKPLLGRVLTSHRALAWGLTPLGALTGGFVAAQWGLRWVWVMGAAIQLLSVLLMWRTVSPKGFAVEEARAVV, from the coding sequence ATGGGTACTGGGTGGCGGCGGTTGCAGGTGGTGGCGGTCAGCGGGTCGGCGGGGGAGGGGTTGTTGTTGACGGCGTTGCCGCTGATGGCGGTGACGATCACGACGGATCCTCGGCAGGTCGCGTTGGTGAACGTGGTGGGTCAGCTGCCGTGGTTGTTGTTCTCGCTGGTGGCGGGGGTGTTGATCGATCGGTTCCAACGGACGGCTGTGTTGGGGGCGGCGTTCGGGGTGCAGGCGGTGGCGGCTGCGGTGTTGGCGGTGGCGGCGTCGGCGGGGTGGTTGGGTCTGCCGTTGTTGTTGGTCGTTTCATTTGTCGTTGTCACCTCGCAGGTGCTCGGTGATGGGGCGAGTGGGGCGTTGGTGCCGGATGTGGTGGGGCCGGAGCGGTTGGCGGCGGCGAACGCGCGGATGATCGTGATCGATCGCGGGGTCGTGCAGTTCGTGGTGCCGCCGGTGACTGGGTTCCTGTTGGCGTATGCGGTGGGGTTGCCCGCGTGGATCGCCTGCGTGACGGCGCTGGTGGCGTTGTGGTTGACGCGTGGGATCACGGCGCGGCACGTGCCGAATCCGCCTGGGCACCCGCTGCGGGACATCAAGGTCGGGTTGGCGTTCCTGGTGGGCAGTCCGCTGCTGCGCACCATCACGCTGACGGTGGCGCTCGGCTCGTTCGCCGCCAGCGCCTGCGTCTCGATGTTCGTCCTGTACGCCACGCAGGTGCTGCACGTCGGCTCGTTCGGCTACGGCGTGCTGCTGGCGTTCCTGGCGGTCGGGTGGATCGGTGCGTCGTTCGTGGTGCACCGCGTGGTCGTCCGCCTCGGCTACGCGTGGTCGATGCGGCTCGCGACGATCGGCGGTGCGGTCGCCCAGCTCCTCATCGCCGTGCTGCCGCCGGTGTTCGCGCTGGTCGCGGTGGCACTGGTGCTGCTGTCGTCGACGACGCTGGTGTGGAACGTGTGCTCGCAGTCGAGCAGGCAGCAGTTCACGCCGAAGCCGTTGCTGGGGCGGGTGCTGACGAGTCACCGGGCGTTGGCCTGGGGGCTGACGCCGCTCGGTGCGCTCACGGGAGGGTTCGTGGCCGCGCAGTGGGGGCTGCGGTGGGTGTGGGTGATGGGCGCGGCGATCCAACTGCTGTCCGTGCTGCTGATGTGGCGGACGGTGTCGCCGAAGGGGTTCGCGGTGGAGGAAGCCCGTGCCGTCGTGTGA
- a CDS encoding sugar O-acetyltransferase: MTPDNRSMRERMLAGDLYLADDPKLDEWSAVAGELQDAYNATGARQGAERFRLLGRLLGAVGEGTVIRPPFHVDYGRFITVGARTFANFGLVALDVAPIAIGDDVQIGPNVQLLTPTHPVEPEPRRAKWEAAKPIVIGNNVWLGGGVIVLPGVTIGENTVVGAGAVVTRDLPANVVAVGNPARVVRELGYSPPWTRTQPSGSGVISTSYSGDRE; encoded by the coding sequence ATGACGCCGGACAACCGATCCATGCGTGAGCGGATGCTCGCGGGAGACCTGTACCTCGCCGATGATCCGAAGCTGGACGAGTGGTCGGCGGTGGCGGGGGAGTTGCAGGACGCGTACAACGCGACCGGGGCTCGGCAGGGGGCTGAGAGGTTCCGGTTGTTGGGGCGGCTGTTGGGGGCGGTGGGGGAGGGGACGGTGATCCGGCCGCCGTTCCACGTCGACTACGGGCGGTTCATCACCGTGGGGGCGAGGACTTTCGCGAATTTCGGGTTGGTGGCGTTGGACGTCGCGCCGATCGCGATTGGTGATGATGTGCAGATCGGGCCGAACGTGCAGTTGTTGACGCCCACGCACCCGGTGGAGCCGGAGCCCCGTCGGGCGAAGTGGGAGGCGGCCAAGCCGATCGTGATCGGGAACAACGTCTGGCTGGGTGGGGGTGTGATCGTGCTGCCGGGGGTGACCATCGGGGAGAACACGGTGGTGGGGGCGGGGGCTGTGGTGACGCGGGATCTGCCTGCGAACGTGGTGGCGGTGGGGAATCCGGCTCGGGTGGTGAGGGAGTTGGGGTATTCGCCGCCCTGGACCCGGACGCAGCCGAGTGGGAGTGGGGTTATTTCGACCAGTTACAGCGGGGATCGGGAGTAG
- a CDS encoding 3-methyladenine DNA glycosylase has product MEVVLAEADWTARRAEHRARVRRWTGPHHDRKATGEKHPVLDFLFSYYSHRPSKLERWHPGPGVVLTGDAAREYLRWPAYVETADGVALDVDRFAEARRPTVEFAHRLLTVTAARTPRLGCFGLHEWAMVYRQRAEQVRHNAWPLRLGSAGTDAVVDGSRVQCGHFDAFRFFTPDARPHNTLQPTRETQVEFEQPGCLHANMDLFKWSYKLDPATPSELVADCFALAADVRELDMRASPYDLAPLGYEPVAIETPEGRAEYVRRQAEFAERAVPLRAALLELSVTLLRTSVHID; this is encoded by the coding sequence ATGGAGGTAGTGCTGGCCGAGGCCGACTGGACCGCGCGCCGGGCCGAGCACCGGGCGCGGGTGCGGCGGTGGACGGGGCCCCACCACGACCGGAAGGCGACCGGGGAGAAGCACCCCGTTCTCGACTTCCTCTTCTCCTACTACTCCCACCGCCCGTCGAAGCTCGAACGCTGGCACCCCGGCCCCGGTGTCGTGCTCACCGGCGACGCCGCCCGCGAGTACCTCCGCTGGCCCGCCTACGTCGAGACCGCGGACGGCGTGGCGCTGGACGTCGACCGGTTCGCCGAAGCGCGGCGGCCGACGGTCGAGTTCGCCCACCGGCTGCTGACGGTGACGGCGGCGAGGACTCCGCGCCTTGGCTGCTTCGGGCTGCACGAGTGGGCGATGGTGTACCGGCAGAGGGCCGAGCAGGTGCGGCACAACGCGTGGCCGTTGCGGCTCGGGTCGGCGGGGACGGACGCGGTGGTGGACGGGAGTCGGGTGCAGTGCGGGCACTTCGACGCGTTCCGGTTCTTCACGCCGGACGCGCGGCCGCACAACACGCTCCAGCCGACGCGCGAGACGCAGGTCGAGTTCGAGCAGCCGGGGTGCTTGCACGCGAACATGGATCTTTTCAAGTGGAGCTACAAGCTGGACCCGGCGACGCCGTCGGAACTGGTGGCCGACTGCTTCGCGCTCGCGGCGGACGTGCGCGAACTGGACATGCGGGCGAGTCCGTACGACCTGGCGCCGCTGGGCTACGAGCCGGTGGCCATCGAGACGCCCGAGGGGCGTGCGGAGTACGTGCGGCGGCAGGCGGAGTTCGCCGAGCGGGCCGTCCCCCTGCGGGCCGCACTGTTGGAACTGAGCGTGACGTTGCTTCGCACTTCCGTACACATTGACTAA